GAATAAGGAAGAGCAGACAAGAGACTTAGACCGCTTAACAGAGGAAATAAAAGTGACGGATATTGCCATAAATGAACTCTTTTCGAGCGCGGACTTGTCTGGTGAAGCGTGGTCAAAAGAAGGACTTCAAGAAAAGATTGCAGGTTTTGAAAAACAGCTGGAAGAGAAAACTACGGTTATCACTCATTTGCAGCTTCAGATGAAGTTGAGCGATTTCACTGCTGCCTTGCATAGAGGCGAAGCTTGTCCGCTCTGTGGGGCAGTTGATCATCCTAATATTTTGCGATTAGATAATGTCCAGTCTCAACTGGTAGCGGCGGATCAGGAATTTGATGATTTAAAAATGATATTGCAAAAAAGTCTGTCGAATGCGCGCGAGTTCGACGTGCTCGAAATCAAGAAAACAGATCTTTTAAAAAGACAGCAAGAAGCGCAAGAGAAGCAGGATGCCACCAGCATACATTTACAGGAACATTTAGATGCCTTTGTTTGGTCGGCCTATGATAAACATGATGCGGCCTCTGTTGATAGACAATTGGAGGCATATAAACGGTTAGATGTAGAAATAACGGCTATTGAACAGGAGATAAATGAAAGTGAAGTTGCGCTGAAAAAAGCAGAGGCAGATCGTGATGCATATGATGCGGCCGTTAAAAAGATTGAGCATGAACATCAAGCAAAATCGGGCAGTTTAGAACTGTTGGTTAAACAGCTTAAATTATTAAAGCTGGAGGATTTAGCCAACAGTAGTATAGTGGATATGGAACAAAAGATAACCGATATACATGCTGAAATCGATGGTATCATAGAGCGTCATGAGTTTTTACAGCGCCAACTACAAGAGCAACAACAGCTGAAGGTGACATTTGAAACTAGGCTTAGCAACGTTGTTGACAATATGGAAGCAGAAAAGGAGCGTCTTGATTTTGTGCAAGAGAAAGTGGAATCTAATCTTTATAATTCTAAGTTTACTTATATAGAAGAGGTTAAAACACTGCTGGGTTCTGATATAGTGACAGATGATCTGAGAAAGAATATCGAAAGATTTTTTCAACAGTTATTCAACTTAAAGGAACAGCTTCATAAACTCCAAACGCAAGTCGAAGGCAAGTCATTTGATCAGGAAAAGTTTTCAGCATATGAAGAGGCCCTTGATGCGGTTAAAAAAGAAGTAGTAGCGGTACACGAGCGGTATGTAGCAGATCGAGCTAATCAAGAGCGTTTATTAAAACTGCTGACGGAAAAGCAATCTTTACAGAAGGATTTGCAAAAACTTCAGGAGCGAGCTGAAAGTCTTCATATTTTGAAGAATTTGTTTAAAGGTAGTGCCTTTGTGAGTTATCTCTCATCAGTCTATTTACAACAATTATGCGATGCAGCAAACAAGCGGTTTTACCAGCTCACCCAGCAACAACTTAAATTAGAAATTAACGAAAGGAATGAATTTCAAGTGAGAGACTATTTAAACGATGGGAAAGTACGTTTAGCAAAAACCTTGTCAGGCGGACAAATATTTCAGGCATCGCTTTCACTGGCGTTGGCGTTGGCAGAATCTGTTCAGCAACAGCATAAGTCGAAACAAAATTTCTTCTTCCTGGATGAAGGCTTTGGTTCCCTGGACAGTGCATCCTTATCAATAGCTTTTGATACATTAAAATCCTTAAGGAAAGAAAACCGCGTCGTAGGCATCATTTCCCATGTAGAGGACCTGCAACAGGAAATCGATGTGTTTTTGAAAGTAGAGAATAATCCCTTTACAGGCACACAGATCAAAGGCAACTGGGAGTTATAGCATTTTCGGAGTAATCTTTTATTGTTTACTAAATGCTATTTTTAGTCCTAATGTAATAAATACAAGTCCCGAAATTTTACTAAACCACTTGTGAAATGAAGTGTGTTTTTTTAGTTTATGGGTAACCGTTGAAGCTCCTAAAGCTAGTAAGGTGAACCATATTAAGGTTATTACAACTGTTACAGTGCCTAATAATATGAAGGGCAGGGGATTATTAATTTGAGCTGAATCGATAAATTGAGGAAAGAAAGCAAGAAAAAACAGGGCTACTTTTGGGTTAAAAAGATTGGTAATGATAGCCGAGGTGTAAATCTTTTTTAATGATTCATTTTTGTAACCTTTTATCTTTTGGGCAGAAGATTCTTTTTCGAATACTTTATTTACTCCCAAATAAAGTAGATAAATCGCGCCAGCAAATTTTAAAATGGTGAACGCTATGGCCGATTGTGCTAAGATTACAGATAGACCAAATGTGGCTAGACAAATATGAATACACAATCCGGTAACGATACCCAGTGTTGAATAAACACCGGCTGCTTTACCCTGTTGTACAGATCTGTTTAAAATGTAGAACGTATCTACACCCGGAGTTACCGTAAATACCATCATGGTAATTAGGAAAGCTTGTAAATGTATAACCCCCATAAATAGTTATATATATTAACGGAAAAAATTGGTAGCAGCCGCAAATATAGAAAGCTTTGGCTGGAAGTACAACATTAGGTTCTAGATATCAACCCACTTTTGGCAATATACTTGGGCAATAACATCGCTATGATCTTTTCAAGTGGAGCTAATATATCCCATAGCCTTCGATTAGTGTCTTTTTCTTTTTCACCACAATCGATTATTTGGGAGCTTTTACTGACTCGCTTTAGCACCTTGTTATTGTATAGCTTTAGTAGATGGCTGATTTTCAGCATATAGTATTCGATATATACATGGCCCCAGATCTCTAAGACAAACGATTGGTCGGCAATGATTAGTGGGGTTCCAAAAATATCTAAATAGTCAGTTTTAATCATTTGCACCAACCAGCGCGTACGTTTTTCTATATTCTGGTTTAGAAATTGCCAAAAATAAATATCGTTTTTTATACGGATAATTTGTTTTTCGAAAGTTACATTAATATGCAATTCATGGTGATAATAGGTTTTGTCCATGCTTACAGTAAGTGCTTATCCGGATCAAAGGTACCGACAAAATCCATATTTAAAAAGAAGATATTACTTGCTATCAGCTTTGAATAAATTTTTTGTGTAATTTATAAAGGATTAAACTCAAATTATCTTTGGCTCCTGTTTTATGTATCAGGTTTTGGCGTAAGTCCTCAATATTTTTTTTGGTAGTAAAAAGACGGAAGGCAATTTCTTTATTGGCATAACCCGAAAGCATGAGATCTAGTACATCGTCTTCTTTCTGTGATAACGTAAGGTTTGTATTCAATGAGCTGATATAATCTTCGAAATCACTCAATTTATTGAATAACTTCATGGTTAACGACGGATCAATGTACTTTTTACCTTGTGAAATGTACTTTATAGCAAAAAGTAGTTCATCTTTTTGTACATTTTCAGTGATGTATGCACTCACTCCGGAATTGATTGCTTTAATGGCAGGTTGTATGCCATTATCCTCATCAAGTATAGCAATTTTTAAGTTCGGAGCACTATCTTTAAGTGTCTGCACAAACCTTTTATCTATCGGTATCTCGGGATCGGCTCCCCAGATCAATATGTCTACCCCCGTTAAGTGGCCATTTAACGTTTCAGTGCAATTAAATGAATAGTTTACTTCAAAGCCATGTTGTTGCAAAATAGCTTTAATACCATCTCTACGTATAAGGCTATTATCTGCAATAGCTAGTCTAATTTTCATATGGTTGTTGTCCAATTTTGGAGTTTAAACATATTGACTTTAACATTTTTACCAATAAGGCAACGTTCAGTTAAATTTTTGCGGCTAAAGTCCTGACAACAACAAATTTAAGATTAAGAAAAAATACATATACGTATAAATACGCTATTGCAGCCTCGGTAAATACGTTAATTGATTCAGGTGATCGGAAAAAAGGAGGAAGTTTACGCTAACTAAGCAGACCGTTTTGAAAGGCAAATCTTATCAACGCCGCTGTATTTCTGACATTTGTTTTTTCCAGTAAACTTTGCCGATATCCTTCAACCGTACGTTTACTGGTAAATAGCTGCTCGGCTATTTCTTGATTAGTGAATCCCTCGGCAGTCAAACCCAGCACCTCCATTTCTCTATCATTTAATTGTAATGAAGTGGCTTCACTATTTGGTGTTTTTTTCGATACTTTTATTGCTTGTTTTAGTAACCTCATACTTATTTCAGAACAGATATAGTATTCTCCGTTCGCGGTATGCCTTATGGCAAATAACAATTCATCCCTACTAACATTTTTAATTAAATAAGCATTTGCACCAGCCTCCATGGCTTGTGCCACATATTTTTCATGATCCATCATAGACAGGACAATGATTTGGACGTGAGGATAACTTTCCTTTATTTTTTTAGTAAGCGTTATTCCATCTGTTTTAGGCATATTGATATCCATGATAATGACGTCTATTGGCTGCCCCTTCTCAATAAAAGTTATCAATTCTTCCTGTTGGTCGGTTTCCCCTATCACCGTAATATCAGCCTCTATTTCTAAAAGTGTTCGAATACCTTGTCGCACGATGTGGTGATCATCAACTAAAATGATATTTATCATGTTTTATTATTTACCAGTACACCATAAAAATAAAATACTATATGTAATTAGTGTTAAGATTTTCGTGTTATTTCAAACTTCCAATAATTGGAATGGGAATTTTTGTCCCGATTTTTTCAAAATTGGAAGCGCTACATTGAACACCCTTACACCTCCAGACGTTACCCCATTTAGTTGGCCTGCATGCGCATGTCCGTGGAATGCGGCATATACTTTTCTCCTATGCAAAGGGTCTGCCAGTCTAGAAGATCCCAAAAAAGGAAAGATCTGCTCCGGTTCGCCAATTACAGTTTCTTTTATAGGGGCATAATGTAACAGCGCAATTTTTACAATTCCCGGGTTATCTTGTTCTAACCTAGCCAGCGCTCTATCAAGCAGTAATGACTGGTCTACTGCCTCCTGTACGTAATTTTTCATGGCATCTTCTCCAAACATAGACAACATATACTTATCAAAACCTCCACCGAACCCCTTTGTTCCGGCAAAACCGATATCCTCAATCACAATGGCTTCTCCATCTAATATTGTCATGCTGTTTTCGTGCAGTACTTGTCGAATAAGTTTTTGCCGTCCTTTTTCATAGTCGTGATTCCCGAGTACTCCTATAACTGGGATGGTGCACGATTTCAGTTCCTCGGCCAACACTTGCGCTTCTTCTTCGTCGCCCGTATCTGTAAGATCTCCACAGATCAGTAGAATGTCGGCCTTTTTCGATATATGGGAAAAGTAGTCGGCCCAACGACCTTTATCGCCTATTCGAGTATGGATATCTGCAATTGCTGCGATATTTATTTTAGTTTTCTTTGCCATGGTACTAGATGGTAGTTATTGTGCATGTCTTATAATTCCACTCTTTGATATCTATCTGGTATTGGGTCTGATCAATTAAAGGACCTCTGCAAACCTTCTCGACAGGGGGAGGTAACTCATACTGCTCTTTTGCTCGACGAATCAGTTCATCGAATAGCCATTTTGGAATAACTTCGTTGTAGTCTGCCGGATATACGAACTGAAATGTTAATAGTTGCGCAAGTAATAAGTGCCAATGCTGGTCGAGCCTTGAAAGTAGTCTTTGCCAGTCAATTTGTTTACCATACCTCAGGAAGATATGGTTTATATCCGCACTGTCATTTCTTTCTCTATTTTGCACATACATTTTGCACCAGATGAGTTCCTCGGGAGGGATGAATTTAACGGGAACACCTACTAGTTTTCC
This Olivibacter sp. SDN3 DNA region includes the following protein-coding sequences:
- a CDS encoding SbcC/MukB-like Walker B domain-containing protein, which encodes MIPISLTIKGLFSYQKEQTINFDRLIEGQLFGIFGTVGSGKSSILEAISFALYGETERLNTRDDRNYNMMNLKSDELLIDFVFDNFDEKRYRFVVKGKRHGKKFDKVNTFDRAAYVWTGEVWQPLAQVNAEHVLRLSYDNFRRTIIIPQGKFQEFLQLTDKSRTDMLRDIFQLDKYEFFHQAASLEKKNNASLQLLQGKLSSFDSVTAEGITMGEEHLRLLQTKLDELKTSLSTHESKLKEQETLKQLFRELADTEEVYRDMEAKSIEYNRQKDKLADYEYCERYFKADLMRMDELVHGINKRKESLLEYEHKLKICDTQLMELQQEFVTLSTKYHNLDKLKDKRSDYEKGISITEITEALAKLNDRIKKGKHFVNTAQKEKLNYEKTIFQLRERLKNKRVEKPDVSQLADVKTWFQRREHLEKNKEEQTRDLDRLTEEIKVTDIAINELFSSADLSGEAWSKEGLQEKIAGFEKQLEEKTTVITHLQLQMKLSDFTAALHRGEACPLCGAVDHPNILRLDNVQSQLVAADQEFDDLKMILQKSLSNAREFDVLEIKKTDLLKRQQEAQEKQDATSIHLQEHLDAFVWSAYDKHDAASVDRQLEAYKRLDVEITAIEQEINESEVALKKAEADRDAYDAAVKKIEHEHQAKSGSLELLVKQLKLLKLEDLANSSIVDMEQKITDIHAEIDGIIERHEFLQRQLQEQQQLKVTFETRLSNVVDNMEAEKERLDFVQEKVESNLYNSKFTYIEEVKTLLGSDIVTDDLRKNIERFFQQLFNLKEQLHKLQTQVEGKSFDQEKFSAYEEALDAVKKEVVAVHERYVADRANQERLLKLLTEKQSLQKDLQKLQERAESLHILKNLFKGSAFVSYLSSVYLQQLCDAANKRFYQLTQQQLKLEINERNEFQVRDYLNDGKVRLAKTLSGGQIFQASLSLALALAESVQQQHKSKQNFFFLDEGFGSLDSASLSIAFDTLKSLRKENRVVGIISHVEDLQQEIDVFLKVENNPFTGTQIKGNWEL
- a CDS encoding LysE family translocator, with product MGVIHLQAFLITMMVFTVTPGVDTFYILNRSVQQGKAAGVYSTLGIVTGLCIHICLATFGLSVILAQSAIAFTILKFAGAIYLLYLGVNKVFEKESSAQKIKGYKNESLKKIYTSAIITNLFNPKVALFFLAFFPQFIDSAQINNPLPFILLGTVTVVITLIWFTLLALGASTVTHKLKKHTSFHKWFSKISGLVFITLGLKIAFSKQ
- a CDS encoding response regulator transcription factor encodes the protein MKIRLAIADNSLIRRDGIKAILQQHGFEVNYSFNCTETLNGHLTGVDILIWGADPEIPIDKRFVQTLKDSAPNLKIAILDEDNGIQPAIKAINSGVSAYITENVQKDELLFAIKYISQGKKYIDPSLTMKLFNKLSDFEDYISSLNTNLTLSQKEDDVLDLMLSGYANKEIAFRLFTTKKNIEDLRQNLIHKTGAKDNLSLILYKLHKKFIQS
- a CDS encoding response regulator transcription factor, giving the protein MINIILVDDHHIVRQGIRTLLEIEADITVIGETDQQEELITFIEKGQPIDVIIMDINMPKTDGITLTKKIKESYPHVQIIVLSMMDHEKYVAQAMEAGANAYLIKNVSRDELLFAIRHTANGEYYICSEISMRLLKQAIKVSKKTPNSEATSLQLNDREMEVLGLTAEGFTNQEIAEQLFTSKRTVEGYRQSLLEKTNVRNTAALIRFAFQNGLLS
- a CDS encoding metallophosphoesterase — translated: MAKKTKINIAAIADIHTRIGDKGRWADYFSHISKKADILLICGDLTDTGDEEEAQVLAEELKSCTIPVIGVLGNHDYEKGRQKLIRQVLHENSMTILDGEAIVIEDIGFAGTKGFGGGFDKYMLSMFGEDAMKNYVQEAVDQSLLLDRALARLEQDNPGIVKIALLHYAPIKETVIGEPEQIFPFLGSSRLADPLHRRKVYAAFHGHAHAGQLNGVTSGGVRVFNVALPILKKSGQKFPFQLLEV
- a CDS encoding nucleotidyltransferase, giving the protein MIETQEQRNLSNAFFKESLKLLNKAKIQYMLGGAFAMFNYTGIFRNTKDLDIFCKSSEYPHLLKCFATAGYRTELTDVRWLAKVFKGDYFIDIIFDTVNNICTVDDTWYTYAQDGKLVGVPVKFIPPEELIWCKMYVQNRERNDSADINHIFLRYGKQIDWQRLLSRLDQHWHLLLAQLLTFQFVYPADYNEVIPKWLFDELIRRAKEQYELPPPVEKVCRGPLIDQTQYQIDIKEWNYKTCTITTI